In Flavobacterium sp. N3904, one DNA window encodes the following:
- the traJ gene encoding conjugative transposon protein TraJ: MEWNNLHEVLRSLYDDMMPLAWDMAAVAKGLAGLGALFYVSLKVWGALSRAEPIDMYPLLRPFALGLCIMFFPTIVLGTINAVLSPVVTGTHAILEDQVLDLNKLQQQKDQLEYEAMVRNPETAYLASDEVFDKKLDELGWSPSEIGTMAGMYMDRQEYRIEKALKEWFRNLLEVLFQAAALVIDTIRTFFLIVLSILGPIAFAISVWDGFQSTLTQWFTRYISVYLWLPVSDLFSSMLARIQSLILERDIAMLSDPTFIPDTSNTVYIIFMIIGIVGYFTVPTVTGWIIQAGGAGNFTRNVNQTAMKSGNIAGAGVGSAAGNIGGQLLK, encoded by the coding sequence ATGGAATGGAATAACCTTCATGAAGTCCTGCGTTCGCTGTATGACGATATGATGCCGCTCGCCTGGGATATGGCGGCGGTGGCGAAAGGCCTAGCTGGCTTGGGTGCCCTGTTCTATGTTTCATTAAAGGTTTGGGGGGCCTTAAGCCGTGCTGAGCCTATAGATATGTATCCATTATTACGCCCATTTGCCTTGGGACTTTGCATTATGTTTTTTCCGACTATCGTGTTGGGAACCATCAACGCAGTACTAAGCCCTGTTGTCACGGGAACTCATGCGATACTCGAAGACCAGGTGCTGGACCTGAATAAATTGCAGCAGCAAAAAGACCAATTGGAATATGAAGCAATGGTTAGAAATCCCGAAACCGCCTATTTGGCTTCTGATGAGGTCTTCGACAAAAAACTGGACGAACTCGGCTGGTCGCCTTCCGAGATCGGAACAATGGCAGGAATGTATATGGACAGGCAGGAATACAGGATAGAGAAAGCGTTGAAGGAATGGTTCCGCAATCTGCTGGAAGTACTTTTTCAGGCGGCAGCACTGGTAATTGATACCATACGGACGTTTTTTCTGATTGTCCTTTCCATACTGGGACCAATAGCCTTCGCCATTTCGGTGTGGGATGGCTTTCAGTCCACGCTCACACAGTGGTTCACACGATACATAAGTGTTTACTTGTGGCTTCCTGTTTCAGATTTGTTCAGCTCCATGCTGGCAAGGATACAATCCCTGATATTAGAACGGGATATCGCCATGTTGTCTGATCCGACATTCATTCCCGACACGTCAAACACTGTGTATATCATCTTTATGATTATAGGCATTGTCGGATACTTTACCGTTCCAACCGTGACAGGCTGGATTATTCAGGCTGGCGGTGCAGGGAATTTTACCCGTAATGTCAATCAAACGGCAATGAAATCAGGAAATATTGCCGGTGCCGGAGTTGGTTCTGCAGCAGGAAATATCGGAGGTCAGCTACTTAAATAA
- a CDS encoding DUF4141 domain-containing protein — MKKLILMVCAAVMLAVAPSAKAQFVVTDPFNLASGILNSANEIVQTSSTVSNVIKNFKEVEKVYKQGKEYYDKLQAVNNLVKDARKVQQTVLLVGDVSEMYVTNFGKMMNDPNFTPQELAAIGNGYSALLNESTELLKELKQIVSSTKLSLNDKERMDIIDRVYKEVKEYHSLVRYYTNKNISVSYLRAKKKDDSKRVLELYGTSNQKYW; from the coding sequence ATGAAAAAATTAATTTTAATGGTGTGTGCAGCAGTAATGTTGGCTGTCGCACCCTCCGCAAAAGCTCAATTTGTAGTTACCGATCCCTTTAACCTGGCTTCGGGCATTCTGAACAGTGCCAATGAAATCGTACAGACTTCATCCACTGTATCGAATGTTATCAAAAATTTCAAGGAAGTAGAGAAGGTATACAAACAGGGTAAAGAATATTACGACAAGCTTCAGGCGGTCAATAATCTAGTGAAAGATGCGCGCAAGGTGCAGCAGACGGTCTTACTGGTAGGTGATGTTTCCGAGATGTATGTTACCAATTTCGGTAAGATGATGAATGATCCCAATTTCACACCTCAGGAACTGGCAGCTATCGGCAATGGTTATTCAGCACTGCTAAATGAAAGTACGGAGCTGCTGAAGGAATTGAAGCAGATAGTATCTTCTACCAAGCTTTCATTAAATGACAAAGAGCGTATGGATATTATCGACCGAGTGTATAAAGAGGTAAAAGAGTACCACAGCCTTGTCCGCTATTACACCAACAAGAACATTTCGGTCAGCTACCTCAGAGCGAAGAAAAAAGACGATTCCAAAAGAGTGCTGGAACTTTATGGGACATCCAACCAAAAATACTGGTAA
- a CDS encoding TraG family conjugative transposon ATPase translates to MRNAAKITTLENKFPLLAVENNCILSKDADITACFEVRLPELFTVASAEYEAIHSAWHKAIKTLPDYTVIHKQDWYIKENYAPDIAGDSLSFLGKSYQQHFNERPFLNHYCYLFLTKTSKERMRMQSNFSSLCKGTLIPKEIRDSEAIQRFMEAVTQFERIINDSGFIKLQRLTEDDIIGTEEKQGLLEQYLTLSREAGTPMQDIALGGEEVRVGNKRLCLHTLSDTDDLPSAVSADTRYEKLSTDRSDCRLSFAAPVGLLLNCNHIYNQYLFLDNSEDNLEKFEKSARNMHSLARYSRANQINKEWIELYLNEAHSFGLSSIRAHFNIMAWSDDPGELKQLKNDSGSALALMECKPRHNTTDVATLFWAGIPGNSGDFPSEESFYTFIEPALCFFTEETNYHNSPSPFGIKMADRLTGKPIHLDISDLPMKRGIITNRNKFILGPSGSGKSFFTNHMVRQYYEQGAHVLLVDTGNSYQGLCELIKGKTKGEDGVYFTYTEDNPIAFNPFYTDDGVYDIEKRESIKTLILTLWKRDDEPPTRSEEVALSNAVSGYIERIKQAESQPSFNDFYDYVLIDYWKVLEEKKVREKDFDIANFLNVLEPYYKGGEYDYLLNSDKQLDLLSKRFIVFEIDAIKEHKILFPIVTIIIMEVFINKMRRLKGIRKLILIEEAWKAIAKEGMAEYIKYLFKTVRKFFGEAIVVTQEVDDIIQSPIVKESIINNSDCKILLDQRKYMNKFDDIQAMLGLTDKEKAQVLSINMNNDPSRLYKEVWIGLGGIHSAVYATEVSIEEYLAYTTEETEKMEVMQLAAELGGNVELAIKHIAIARRDQSNQ, encoded by the coding sequence ATGAGAAATGCAGCCAAGATCACTACGCTGGAAAATAAGTTTCCTTTACTGGCAGTGGAAAATAATTGTATTCTGTCAAAAGATGCAGACATCACCGCTTGTTTTGAAGTGCGGTTGCCCGAACTGTTCACGGTAGCATCCGCTGAATATGAAGCCATTCATTCCGCTTGGCACAAAGCCATCAAGACTTTGCCCGATTATACAGTAATCCATAAGCAAGACTGGTACATCAAGGAAAACTATGCCCCAGACATTGCGGGGGATAGTTTGAGTTTTTTGGGTAAATCCTACCAGCAGCATTTTAACGAACGTCCTTTCCTGAACCATTATTGCTACCTGTTCCTGACAAAAACCAGTAAAGAACGCATGAGGATGCAAAGCAATTTCTCTTCGCTTTGCAAAGGTACATTGATACCGAAGGAAATCAGGGATTCCGAAGCGATCCAGCGCTTTATGGAGGCGGTAACGCAGTTTGAACGTATCATTAATGACAGTGGCTTTATAAAACTGCAGCGCCTGACCGAAGATGATATTATTGGCACGGAAGAAAAGCAGGGTCTACTGGAACAATACCTTACACTTTCAAGGGAGGCCGGAACACCGATGCAGGACATCGCACTCGGAGGAGAAGAGGTACGTGTCGGCAACAAAAGATTGTGCCTGCACACCTTATCCGATACGGACGACTTGCCCTCAGCAGTATCAGCAGATACCCGTTACGAAAAACTATCTACCGACCGGAGCGATTGCCGTTTGTCGTTCGCTGCTCCAGTTGGATTGTTACTAAACTGCAATCACATTTACAACCAATATCTGTTTTTGGATAACAGCGAAGATAACCTGGAAAAGTTTGAGAAGTCGGCAAGGAATATGCACTCACTGGCTCGTTACAGCCGTGCCAATCAAATTAATAAAGAATGGATAGAACTCTATCTGAACGAAGCACACAGTTTTGGACTGTCATCCATCAGGGCACACTTTAACATCATGGCTTGGTCGGATGATCCTGGTGAGCTTAAACAGCTAAAGAACGACAGCGGTAGTGCTTTGGCATTGATGGAATGCAAACCCCGTCATAATACAACCGATGTGGCTACACTCTTCTGGGCGGGTATACCGGGAAATTCGGGAGATTTTCCAAGTGAAGAAAGCTTTTATACGTTCATTGAACCAGCTTTATGCTTCTTCACCGAAGAAACTAACTATCACAATTCGCCATCGCCATTTGGTATTAAGATGGCAGACCGTCTAACCGGAAAACCCATCCATTTGGACATTTCAGACCTGCCTATGAAACGAGGGATTATTACCAACCGAAACAAGTTTATACTCGGTCCTTCGGGGAGTGGTAAATCTTTTTTCACCAACCACATGGTTCGGCAATACTATGAACAAGGTGCACATGTCCTGCTTGTGGATACCGGTAACTCGTATCAAGGGTTGTGCGAACTTATCAAAGGAAAAACCAAAGGAGAAGATGGGGTTTATTTCACCTACACAGAAGACAATCCCATTGCTTTTAATCCTTTTTATACCGATGATGGTGTATATGATATAGAAAAAAGAGAAAGTATCAAAACACTGATTCTGACACTATGGAAGAGGGATGATGAACCACCAACCCGTTCCGAAGAAGTGGCATTGTCCAATGCGGTAAGTGGTTATATTGAAAGAATCAAACAGGCTGAATCCCAGCCTTCCTTCAATGATTTTTATGATTATGTACTCATCGATTACTGGAAAGTATTGGAAGAAAAAAAGGTACGAGAAAAAGACTTCGACATCGCTAATTTTTTGAATGTACTGGAACCGTACTATAAAGGAGGGGAGTACGATTACTTACTCAATTCCGATAAACAGTTAGACCTGCTTTCCAAACGCTTCATCGTGTTTGAAATTGATGCCATCAAAGAGCACAAAATCCTTTTTCCTATCGTGACCATCATCATTATGGAGGTGTTCATCAACAAGATGCGCAGGCTAAAGGGTATCCGCAAACTCATCCTTATTGAAGAGGCTTGGAAGGCGATTGCCAAGGAAGGAATGGCAGAATATATAAAGTATCTCTTCAAAACGGTTAGGAAGTTTTTCGGTGAAGCCATCGTGGTAACACAGGAAGTCGATGATATCATCCAGTCGCCCATCGTCAAGGAAAGTATCATCAACAATTCCGATTGTAAAATTCTGCTGGACCAGCGCAAGTACATGAACAAGTTTGATGATATACAGGCTATGCTCGGACTTACAGACAAGGAGAAGGCGCAGGTGCTTTCCATTAATATGAACAACGATCCCTCGCGACTTTACAAGGAGGTATGGATAGGCTTGGGTGGAATCCATTCGGCGGTATATGCCACAGAAGTCAGCATTGAAGAGTATCTCGCCTATACCACTGAAGAAACCGAAAAAATGGAAGTCATGCAACTTGCCGCAGAATTGGGCGGCAATGTGGAACTCGCCATAAAGCACATCGCCATCGCTCGGCGTGACCAATCCAATCAATAG
- a CDS encoding DUF4133 domain-containing protein: MNYNINKGIGRTVEFKGLKAQYLFIFAGGLLGTLILVMILYIAGVNSYVCLFLGTGGASLIVWQTFSLNKKYEEHGLMKIGARKRHPRYIICRKPVHRYLKFISKSNAV; this comes from the coding sequence ATGAATTACAATATCAACAAAGGCATCGGAAGGACGGTAGAATTTAAAGGACTGAAAGCGCAATACCTGTTCATTTTCGCAGGCGGACTGCTTGGTACACTGATCCTAGTCATGATACTATATATAGCTGGCGTAAACTCCTATGTCTGCCTGTTCCTCGGAACAGGCGGCGCTTCGCTGATTGTATGGCAAACCTTTTCACTGAACAAAAAGTATGAGGAACATGGGCTGATGAAAATAGGGGCAAGAAAAAGACACCCACGATACATCATCTGCCGCAAGCCGGTACATCGTTATTTAAAGTTCATCTCTAAATCGAATGCCGTATGA
- a CDS encoding DUF4134 domain-containing protein — MEKQRKKALLATMVMLTGLGAIAQGDGSAGITEATQMVTSYFDPATQLIYAIGAVVGLIGGVKVYGKFSSGDPDTSKTAASWFGACIFLIVAATILRSFFL, encoded by the coding sequence ATGGAAAAACAAAGAAAAAAAGCCCTGCTGGCAACAATGGTAATGCTGACAGGTTTGGGAGCGATCGCACAAGGAGACGGTTCAGCTGGTATCACCGAAGCCACTCAAATGGTTACGTCCTATTTCGATCCTGCCACACAACTCATCTACGCTATTGGAGCCGTGGTAGGTCTCATTGGAGGTGTTAAAGTGTACGGAAAATTCAGCAGTGGTGACCCCGACACAAGCAAGACTGCAGCAAGTTGGTTTGGTGCCTGTATCTTCTTGATTGTTGCGGCTACCATTTTGCGTTCCTTCTTCCTTTAA
- a CDS encoding GLPGLI family protein, translating into MKTIINRILILIIVLTSCNTFAQNNHFVQNGIIEFEKKSNMYALITKKIKGETDSYYQAAFESYKKTNPQFKTTKSILSFSKNKSLYKWVETNQSASNSWIADDAMANLKNVIATDLDTQTSITQKNVYDDLYLVKDSLRKIDWKITDETREIAGYECRRANAIVLDSVYVVAYYTIQIPFAGGPESFTGLPGTILGLAMPHENMTWFATKVTEIPVSDKDLAPPINGKPTDNKGLNKILLDALKDWGKWARKTLQAYSL; encoded by the coding sequence ATGAAAACAATAATAAACCGCATCTTAATTTTAATAATTGTATTGACCAGCTGCAATACTTTTGCACAAAATAACCACTTTGTACAAAATGGCATAATCGAATTTGAGAAAAAATCGAATATGTATGCTTTGATTACAAAAAAAATAAAAGGAGAAACTGATAGTTATTATCAAGCTGCTTTTGAAAGTTATAAAAAAACCAATCCACAATTTAAAACTACAAAAAGCATTCTCAGTTTTTCAAAAAACAAGAGTTTATACAAATGGGTTGAAACAAATCAATCAGCAAGCAACAGTTGGATTGCTGACGATGCAATGGCTAATTTAAAAAATGTTATCGCCACAGATCTAGATACCCAAACCAGCATTACCCAAAAAAACGTTTACGATGATTTATACTTAGTTAAAGACAGTTTACGCAAAATTGATTGGAAAATTACCGATGAAACAAGAGAAATTGCAGGTTATGAATGCCGCAGAGCAAATGCTATAGTTCTCGATTCTGTTTATGTTGTTGCCTATTACACTATTCAAATTCCATTTGCTGGTGGCCCAGAATCTTTTACAGGATTACCCGGAACAATTTTGGGATTGGCTATGCCACACGAAAATATGACATGGTTTGCTACAAAAGTTACAGAAATTCCAGTTTCTGACAAAGATTTAGCCCCGCCAATTAATGGTAAACCTACTGACAATAAAGGACTAAACAAAATACTTTTGGATGCTTTGAAAGACTGGGGAAAATGGGCAAGAAAAACATTACAAGCCTATTCCCTTTAA
- a CDS encoding outer membrane beta-barrel family protein, whose amino-acid sequence MRQTILLSLCCFLFLSNTLQAQISGTVKGYVTDTINNSTLTNASVSLLRAQDSILVKFTRAKENGYFELNNIKAGKFILLVTYPKYADFVDQFSVDSTKLIQDYGKINLADKGRLLSEVIIKGNRAAMKIKGDTLEFDPKAFKIEPNAKVEDLIKQFPGIQIDKDGKITAQGETVTKVLVDGEEFFGDDPTLVTKNLRADMVDKVQLYDKKSDQAAFTGIDDGQKTKTLNVKLKEDKKNGHFGKVELGEGTDNFYKGQAMFNKFWDKKKIAAYGIVGNTGQVGLGWGDKDKYGQSSYQVTDDGGINFSNNGNDEFESWDGQFNGEGIPVAQTGGIHFDNKWNNDKESINVNYKIGDIKLSGNRTDINQQNLSSTSIYNTADKVFEKNMTKNKLDLAYEIKIDTTLTLKLNVDGLFKNSNSSDAEMRKGTDEQGNQLNNSKQTTTNDVDDKIFNMNFLLTKRLKKTGRTFSLNLNQSSTDSKSDGYLNSRAEFYTTSVISPDSTKVVDQNKVNNISNTAFKSNLIYTEPLSKSLTAILNYGFSASSGKADRKSFNQSSNGDYNVLDPIFSNNYELDQTINQLGAIFNYKKNKTVFSFGSKFSGVNFKQYDVYTDSSFKQKFVNYMPQISYQYNFKQREVLRLSYNGNTDQPTLDQIQPIANNQNQLNTIVGNPNLDPSFKNNFRGNYYSYKVLSNQYFSVNGSYNFTLDPIISNVVTNDRGQSISQFVNLKNKAATSYNLNGNFGKTIKAIDMTAGIGLSANKNLNYNYINTQLNQTKNSIYSFNLNLSKNKEKKYNFNTSFGPTYNVADASINENSHSNGWGFNGNFWSSIQLPFKLEISTDGNYQYNGKTQVIPETFERFIWNASITKKFLKSDNLRVSITGRDLLNQNVGFNRFALNGNINQSTYTTIQRYFMFSVSWDFSKMGGGEIKQN is encoded by the coding sequence ATGAGACAAACAATTCTATTATCATTATGTTGCTTTCTTTTTTTATCAAATACTTTACAGGCACAAATATCAGGCACAGTTAAAGGATATGTAACAGATACCATAAACAATTCTACTTTAACGAATGCATCAGTCTCTTTGTTAAGAGCACAAGATTCCATTTTAGTAAAATTTACCCGAGCCAAAGAAAATGGTTATTTTGAGTTGAATAATATTAAGGCCGGTAAATTTATTTTACTGGTTACTTATCCCAAATATGCTGATTTTGTAGATCAATTTTCTGTTGATTCCACAAAGTTAATCCAAGATTATGGTAAAATTAATTTGGCTGATAAAGGAAGATTACTATCCGAAGTAATTATAAAAGGCAATAGAGCCGCCATGAAAATCAAAGGAGATACGTTAGAATTTGATCCAAAAGCATTTAAAATAGAACCTAATGCAAAAGTGGAAGATCTGATAAAACAATTCCCAGGAATACAAATTGATAAGGACGGAAAAATTACCGCTCAAGGCGAAACTGTAACCAAAGTTTTGGTTGATGGTGAAGAATTTTTTGGTGATGATCCCACTTTAGTTACAAAAAATTTACGTGCGGACATGGTTGATAAAGTACAATTGTACGACAAAAAAAGTGACCAAGCCGCTTTTACAGGAATTGATGATGGTCAGAAAACCAAAACTCTAAATGTTAAACTTAAAGAAGACAAAAAGAATGGTCATTTCGGGAAAGTAGAACTAGGAGAAGGAACTGATAATTTTTACAAAGGGCAAGCCATGTTTAATAAGTTTTGGGATAAGAAAAAAATAGCAGCTTATGGCATCGTAGGCAACACAGGACAAGTAGGATTAGGATGGGGAGATAAAGATAAATATGGCCAAAGCAGTTATCAAGTAACTGATGACGGCGGTATTAATTTTTCAAACAATGGAAATGATGAATTTGAAAGTTGGGATGGACAATTTAATGGTGAAGGAATTCCAGTAGCTCAAACCGGCGGAATACATTTTGACAATAAATGGAACAACGATAAAGAGTCTATCAATGTAAATTATAAAATTGGCGATATCAAACTTTCAGGAAATCGCACTGATATTAACCAGCAAAATTTAAGTTCAACCAGTATTTATAATACTGCAGACAAGGTTTTTGAGAAAAACATGACTAAAAATAAACTTGACCTCGCTTATGAAATTAAAATTGATACTACTTTAACTTTAAAATTAAATGTAGATGGATTATTTAAAAATAGTAATTCAAGTGATGCAGAAATGCGAAAAGGTACCGACGAACAAGGTAACCAATTGAATAATTCGAAACAGACAACTACAAACGATGTTGATGATAAAATATTCAATATGAATTTTTTATTAACCAAAAGACTTAAAAAAACGGGCCGAACATTTTCTCTTAATTTAAACCAATCAAGTACAGATAGCAAAAGTGATGGATATTTAAATTCTAGAGCTGAATTTTATACAACATCGGTAATTAGTCCAGATAGTACCAAAGTAGTCGATCAAAATAAAGTCAATAATATTAGCAATACAGCTTTTAAATCAAATTTAATCTATACCGAACCCCTATCCAAAAGTCTAACAGCAATTCTTAATTATGGATTCAGCGCTAGCAGCGGAAAAGCTGATCGTAAATCTTTTAATCAGTCTTCAAATGGCGATTATAATGTTTTGGATCCCATCTTTAGTAATAATTATGAATTAGACCAAACGATAAACCAGCTTGGAGCGATTTTTAATTACAAAAAAAATAAAACTGTTTTTTCTTTTGGTTCTAAATTTAGCGGTGTAAACTTTAAACAATATGATGTTTATACAGATAGTTCTTTTAAGCAAAAATTTGTCAACTACATGCCTCAGATAAGCTATCAATATAATTTTAAACAAAGAGAAGTACTGCGTCTATCGTATAACGGAAACACCGATCAGCCGACACTAGATCAAATACAGCCGATAGCAAATAATCAAAACCAATTAAATACGATTGTGGGTAATCCAAATTTAGATCCATCTTTTAAAAATAATTTTAGGGGAAATTATTATTCGTATAAAGTACTTAGCAATCAATATTTTTCGGTTAATGGATCGTATAATTTCACGCTAGATCCAATAATAAGTAATGTGGTTACAAATGATAGAGGACAAAGTATATCACAATTTGTAAACCTAAAAAACAAAGCTGCAACAAGTTATAATTTAAACGGTAATTTTGGCAAAACAATCAAAGCCATAGACATGACAGCAGGAATTGGCTTAAGCGCCAACAAAAATTTAAACTATAATTACATCAATACACAACTGAATCAAACTAAAAATTCAATTTATTCTTTTAATTTAAACTTATCAAAGAATAAAGAAAAAAAATATAATTTTAATACTAGCTTCGGACCTACTTACAATGTTGCTGATGCAAGCATCAACGAAAATAGTCATAGTAATGGCTGGGGTTTTAATGGAAATTTCTGGTCCAGTATACAATTACCTTTCAAACTAGAAATCAGCACAGATGGTAATTACCAATATAATGGAAAAACGCAAGTGATTCCGGAAACTTTTGAACGTTTTATTTGGAATGCCTCTATCACAAAAAAATTTTTAAAATCAGATAATTTAAGAGTTTCTATAACGGGAAGAGATCTTTTGAATCAAAATGTAGGATTTAATCGTTTTGCATTAAATGGAAATATCAACCAAAGTACTTATACCACTATCCAAAGATACTTTATGTTCTCTGTAAGCTGGGATTTCAGCAAAATGGGCGGAGGAGAAATTAAACAAAACTAA
- a CDS encoding conjugal transfer protein TraD: protein METVIVICLLLIIVLLLQDKIVIMKRAEEKTMQEKINPNLPDIMGQPKPMRSLSVPKGVTKSLIKEQEQENDNFDFEIDDEDVDMQIPQEELEEVFGNIPDFEEEEEEWNKYGISDGNNGFAQGVTFEELSSVGMLLQKENLEPSQKETAVAIVQKIQGTELFSLLENSMESASRKIAELLDGCLSSETNSGSSFLLKNDWEDFDIGDFV from the coding sequence ATGGAAACAGTAATCGTTATATGCCTGCTCCTAATTATTGTTTTGCTGTTACAGGATAAGATTGTTATCATGAAAAGGGCGGAGGAAAAAACAATGCAGGAAAAAATTAATCCGAACCTACCCGATATTATGGGGCAACCCAAACCTATGAGAAGTCTATCAGTGCCAAAGGGCGTCACTAAAAGCCTAATTAAAGAGCAGGAGCAGGAAAATGATAATTTTGATTTTGAAATCGACGATGAAGATGTTGATATGCAAATTCCGCAGGAAGAGCTGGAAGAAGTTTTTGGAAATATACCTGATTTTGAGGAAGAGGAAGAAGAATGGAACAAGTATGGAATATCTGATGGAAATAACGGTTTTGCCCAAGGGGTTACCTTTGAAGAACTAAGCTCTGTGGGGATGTTGCTGCAAAAAGAAAATTTGGAGCCATCTCAAAAGGAAACAGCGGTTGCCATAGTTCAGAAAATACAGGGAACCGAATTATTCAGCCTACTGGAAAATTCTATGGAAAGTGCTTCTCGTAAAATAGCTGAGCTATTGGATGGTTGTCTTTCTTCTGAAACTAATTCCGGTTCTTCTTTTTTGCTGAAAAATGATTGGGAGGATTTTGATATTGGAGATTTTGTGTGA
- a CDS encoding DUF3408 domain-containing protein: MEKDNKKKAIPEINEELMMNLMVEGIKKEGLQLPQEEPETPIKPLQEKTLLKERNKGKKVNDQDYESIFFKRPDTNARDGKTVYIRPDFHEKLSRIVQVIGEDKITIYAYLDNLLEYHFQEFGEQITTSYNAKYKPIL; the protein is encoded by the coding sequence ATGGAAAAAGACAATAAGAAAAAAGCAATTCCAGAAATCAACGAAGAGTTAATGATGAATTTGATGGTAGAGGGAATAAAGAAGGAGGGATTACAACTTCCACAGGAAGAACCCGAAACTCCGATAAAACCATTGCAGGAAAAGACTTTATTGAAGGAACGGAACAAAGGCAAAAAAGTAAATGATCAGGATTACGAAAGTATATTTTTCAAAAGGCCTGACACCAATGCCCGTGATGGCAAAACGGTATATATCCGACCGGACTTTCATGAGAAACTCTCTCGGATTGTTCAGGTAATAGGGGAGGACAAGATTACCATTTACGCCTACCTGGACAATCTTCTCGAATATCATTTTCAGGAATTTGGAGAGCAGATTACCACAAGTTACAACGCTAAATACAAACCTATCTTATAA
- a CDS encoding ParA family protein, with protein MKTEHKTVFIAFSSQKGGVGKTTFTALAASTLHYRLGYNVAVFDADFPQHSLMKMKTRDLAMVMENEFLKRAAFKQFTTINKKAYPIIQHKAEGVLEAAHDFLESNSVPIDFIFFDLPGTVNTPGILKALAGMHHIFTPIVADRVVMESTLIFTQLMKDVIMKKGETSIETINLFWNQVDGRERSPLYDVYNKLIDELGLSLMQCQIMNSTRFRKESEAGAKTVFRSTLIPPDERLMNACRLDQFMTEFLRIVQL; from the coding sequence ATGAAAACAGAACACAAAACAGTATTCATTGCTTTTTCTTCCCAAAAGGGAGGTGTAGGCAAAACCACCTTTACAGCTCTTGCGGCCAGTACGCTGCATTATCGTTTGGGCTACAATGTCGCAGTATTTGATGCCGACTTTCCACAACATAGTTTAATGAAAATGAAGACTCGTGATTTGGCTATGGTGATGGAAAATGAGTTTTTAAAAAGAGCGGCATTCAAACAATTTACGACAATTAACAAAAAAGCTTATCCGATCATTCAGCATAAAGCTGAAGGTGTATTGGAGGCTGCGCATGATTTTTTAGAATCCAATTCCGTTCCAATTGATTTTATCTTTTTTGACCTTCCGGGAACAGTAAACACTCCCGGTATTTTGAAAGCTCTGGCGGGGATGCACCATATTTTCACGCCTATTGTAGCTGATCGTGTAGTTATGGAAAGTACGCTCATTTTTACCCAGCTGATGAAGGATGTTATTATGAAAAAAGGAGAAACCTCCATTGAAACCATTAATCTGTTTTGGAATCAGGTAGATGGTCGTGAACGCTCGCCCCTGTACGATGTTTATAATAAATTGATTGATGAGTTGGGCTTAAGTCTGATGCAATGTCAGATTATGAACAGCACACGTTTCCGCAAGGAGAGTGAAGCGGGTGCCAAAACTGTTTTTCGGTCAACTTTAATACCTCCCGATGAACGGTTGATGAATGCTTGCCGCTTAGACCAGTTCATGACGGAATTTTTAAGAATCGTTCAATTGTAA
- the mobA gene encoding conjugal transfer protein MobA has protein sequence MKENNIRKQNKGGRIPKSDPSIHRHVFRLTEEENAKFLSLFEASGMTNKAKFIICVLFGKEIKTIKIDKGMLDFYMRLTSYHSQFRSIGVNYNQIVKLLYRNFSEKKAAAYLYKLEKQTAELAVLCQKIIQIAEEFEANHLKK, from the coding sequence ATGAAAGAAAACAATATTAGAAAACAGAATAAAGGCGGACGAATACCAAAGAGTGATCCGAGTATTCACCGCCACGTTTTTCGTCTTACGGAAGAAGAGAATGCAAAATTTTTATCCCTTTTTGAAGCGTCGGGAATGACCAATAAAGCGAAATTCATCATTTGCGTACTGTTTGGAAAGGAGATTAAAACAATCAAAATTGACAAAGGGATGTTGGATTTTTATATGCGGTTGACTTCTTATCATAGTCAGTTCCGCTCCATTGGCGTGAATTACAACCAGATTGTAAAGCTATTGTACCGTAATTTTTCAGAAAAAAAGGCGGCCGCATACCTCTACAAATTGGAAAAACAGACGGCTGAATTGGCTGTATTGTGTCAAAAAATCATTCAGATCGCAGAAGAATTTGAAGCAAATCATTTGAAAAAATAG